GAATTGAGATCGAGTGATCGGTCATTGAGGAATAGTAAACAAGGCCACTCTTAGCCAaaattccaccccccccccccgccggaCCGGTTTGTAGGTCCTATTATTATTCgttccattttcataaaaagaataatatttgTCCTCAAAATTGGATTACCGTTTTCTTTCATAATGCACATGTAGCTGTTGCGAttttgaaagaaagagaaatagctAGGCCTGTCTATGTCGTGTGACTTTATTGAACTTGAGAAAATTATAAGTAACATTATTCTGGCACCTCTTTCTTCCATTTTCCGATTTCCTTCCCtattttattcaagaaaatacaAATAGTCGTAGGGGCGTGCAACAACATCTTTCCCAGAGAATTTGTACAGTATCCAAGATCCACACAAATAAGTTAGACTAGACGATACCGGCCGTCCATTGACAATTTCAATATGATCTTCTCTTTGTGTATATacatcatgatttcatgtagaCGATTGCTTTAGGGATGGAGTTTTATAGCCCTCGACATTATTGAAATAAAGAAGGTTCGAAAGCAAGGCAATAAGTCCCATATATAAATTGAACCCGTCGCGAGCGAAAATCACGTTTTGCTCAATTCCATACATGAACAGTTGCTTCTTTGGTCAATGAACAGGGGTAATGGGTATCTCCGTACGTTCCTCCCAGGGACTCTCCCTGCTCCAACATTGCTCTGGTtgtgtggtgtgtgtgtgtgtatgcagATGGGAGGAGGGGATCCACGTATTCTGCATAGCCCGTGGCATGGTGTGTATCTCGCGAGGGAAGGCCTTTTCTGTTGCGTTGGAGTGGTATCTCCTTGGTTGGATGGTGAAGGCCCGACTCAAAACATGAATTGTCGCTAATTACACTCCATTGCTACAGGTAGGCACATCGGTGTGAtcatacgggggggggggggcaatgttGGCACCGGCGGAAATTCTGGCCAAGTCAGCTATGTCTTTGGAACTGAAATGACTATCTAGGGCCATggaacacaaaacttagcaatgatcgtataatatttttctacgattgattccaatTATTACGtacaatgtacaataaattgtgaaaatcaagcgtacgatcaatcgctaacctttgttaTTGGACCCTGATCACTGGCGATTTATTCGTGTGCCCACTGCCCAGGGGACCTTTTCATGAAAGTTgacagcactgacaagttgtctttctctGACAGTAACCATATAAAGTAACAGAGGCCAGACGTGCCTTTCAGTCCGATCAAAACTAaggatttcattgaaattgtcagtactgacaatttagtcagtgctgacaattttcatgaaacacccacctgggtgTGTGCAGCAACCCATTTCGGCTCAACTTCACCCCAAACTTTCAAAAAATTTCCAGTGCCCTGAAGATTTGCAAAAGTTAAGTGCTTTTTAGTGATTGCtataaataattactacaaagCACCGAACTTTGttttattcctttcaaaatggaAGGCTGTGAGATTTTTGTCGCAAATGGATACGTGGACCCCAGGGGcatgcatgggcggaaatcacaGGGAGGACGCGTCCCACCCAAACTAGTAGGGGGACCAATATCGattgtccccctactatttttggtcttttatggtGGAAACAAATACATCATTCAGAATctaaataaaacatgcatttatGGATGAAATGGccttacatttggggtgataactttctttttttgcttgtcaaatttatttcggtcgaaatgaccttacatttgagatgataacctttttttttccttttcttgcttgtcaaatgttcAAGCCCCTGGTCCCCTTTGGAGAGAAATATTCACCCTTGCCCGGGGTGGACCCATTTTGGCGTCAGATTGGTCTCCCTTCCACAATTATTTATTCAGTCCTTAGTTATCAATCTCCCCCCTCACGGCAGCCTTTGGCATATGCGATCtttgaaaattttgatgaaattatttttcgaTGGAGAGCCGACGAGGCGATGAATATGCATGTCACCAAGCTCAAGCTCGTTGTGCATGGTGGACCGGGCCTCAGCAGATCATCAGAAGATTTGCACTGGACGAAAACAATATCGTTTGTCCACCTGTTTGTCCAGTGCCATAGACGATAATGCAGTTTTAATTCACAAATATTCGACAAATATTTGACAAATGGCGTTGTGCATGTGATAGCGAAAACTTCCAATTTTGTGAAAGACCGCTCCAGCTGGTAATACATACGTATAAAAGAGTTTTTGCAATTACCCCCTCTTCATGCAGCAGTGAGCCCTCTTAGATCACTTTGTTATTTGCACTATCTACCCCATTTAGACCCAGTTTGTCGCCATCAAATCATTAACTCCGTCACACAACAGCACCAACAAGTCAACAACATATAGTAGTAAGGAATaatgatagcaataataatgataataaaggggaaaatgaaaataacatacGCATTGTTCGTTAATGATTCATCTATCCATTAGTATAGGCCTTTCTCATGGACTGCCATcgacatcattatcattactttcaTTGGAAAACCATAGCACTATTCCGGATATGTTCATATGCGAACAGTAACCAGCATGAGAGTATTTTAGCAAGCTATCATATTGAgggatggggaggggggtgggggtataTAGCAACTATCAATAAGCACCACCCCCTCCAAATCTGCACAAAATATAGGAGAGTATGAAATCAGacataacaaaaaaacaatGGGAAAGCAAGCATGGATGATATTTGCATACATTTTATCTAATTTGACCGTACATGAAGGCCTATATCATTCTGTGTTGATAtggttaaataaaaaaagaataaatacaaGGAAAACCAGTCTGAtcgtatgtaggcctatatatagtcAGTGCCATGAGCCCCTCCCCCTGAAAGAATGGccaattacattattttttttttctcgacaTGAATTTGTTTTTCTAATGCAGGGTTCATCTGAAGGCTCTGACTCTGAACTGGATGCTACAACACCTAAGAAGGCCAGACTAGAGGGACATGGGGATGAACTGGATCCATCAGAGCCAGTCACCACAATATCTGAACTCGAACCAGAAGGAAATATCGGGAAATCTTCAAGGACAAGAAGGGGGCGAGGCAGAGGAAGAGGAAAGGGAAGGGGCAGGGGCAGAGGTAGAGGAAAGGCTAGGGGAACTGAGGCCAGTTCTAGTCACCAGGCTGTACTTCAAGAGAGCACTTTGGCTAGTAGTAGTACCGGCCGTCGTGGACGCCGAAGAGGCCAACGCATTCAAAGCAGACACAGTGAGACTGATGAGGACCAGGCGGGTCCTTCAGCACCTTTAACAGCGACCACCACACCAACCACCACAATAACAACATCCGTTCGACGTAAGGGAACCAGGAAAACAAAAAGTGCAGGTGGAAGGAATATAGGCCCACAAAATCTACGGAGTATCGAATCGGATGCAGACCGAATCAACAACTTACGGGAAAAACGGAAACAGAAAATGCAGGTATAAATAacaatttgttttatacataAACCTGGATGAATCTTTGCTTCCTTTCTTTCCAAGTTCGCCCAATGAAACACTACATAGTCCTGTAACAGGAACTTGATTTCATCTTTTTTCCCAATAAATAGGCCTAGAGGCCTACATTAGGCAAGCTAGGCCACCTTTTCTGGAGGGGGGAATGATTTTGGATGCAGTATGTGTATAAGACTTGGAGCAAGGCAATCAGGCATtaaaaaagttgaaataaaGAAGTTTATAACTGAATGAATTGAAAGAAATACAGTTGTGAGATATATTTCAATGAACCCAAGAAT
This portion of the Lytechinus pictus isolate F3 Inbred unplaced genomic scaffold, Lp3.0 scaffold_22, whole genome shotgun sequence genome encodes:
- the LOC129261233 gene encoding uncharacterized protein LOC129261233, whose protein sequence is MDSDWHDLSSSEDGTDIDAAYLHYKMHEGSSEGSDSELDATTPKKARLEGHGDELDPSEPVTTISELEPEGNIGKSSRTRRGRGRGRGKGRGRGRGRGKARGTEASSSHQAVLQESTLASSSTGRRGRRRGQRIQSRHSETDEDQAGPSAPLTATTTPTTTITTSVRRKGTRKTKSAGGRNIGPQNLRSIESDADRINNLREKRKQKMQDDISKMTRQEIENLLFKAIERRPGIFL